The Nitrosomonas sp. sh817 genome includes a window with the following:
- a CDS encoding translocation/assembly module TamB domain-containing protein, translated as MIDQHTKNPLPPKTARRYRKLAIGLLLLLALPSVAGYWLLYSASGLQSAAAAANRWSGGAIRLTGVHGTLQDLHVETIHFSNAELALTLQSLHMRWNPVQLFHRQINIQRLALAAIRIDQHAVDTAPATPQPPDSLLLPFGLSIAIMTADAIHLNAASQKNATPVITGLTLALESDGQYHRLKQLNFTTPWATVESQAELDGNAPFALNARIGAIAAGSWGGIDTTVTGNLEQLTIQSASRPPAANMTLQAQLQPFAANPVTQLHAILQQWNPGDFAATAPQAKLSVSAQLTQNEAGQLTGNIDIENYAPAPLDQGGIPLSAIHARALISSQLLALPEIRALSGKGGVVRGQLTWDWNKHVLTADLAVERIDPQQLDSRLQSAAISGKIELTGDADKQSARADLRDRSLRLTAGITHTAGELILEQFNLQRNRSRLTGQGKLQLTGEQMFDVSGALINFNNADFIQTADSNLNATLQASGQLLPAASGTLTYAIHNSRLGKSPVNGSGEIAFTGTGRFSGKAELLAGSNRLLAHGRMDGEQHDAQLTVNAPALAQLGLGISGDLQTQLIFRGTMQAPDLDWKLTSKQLELPGKQKLSGISASARWHQKDTIALNLAVETYRAHEQATLKQLSAILDGKTAGHHLAINATINKDTAVQLAASGSLSPAKPGLPLRWQGQLTELSATGDMPVRLLAPAALAASATLFSLNDAALSISSGSVRIEQLHWTPSSWKTRGDFTGIALLLPDTPAHAKDAPLQLGGHWQFDAAAQLTGELHIQRERGDWHLPGDVPQPLGLQQLQLQATARHGSLSGQFALNSEALGSVRAEVTLPLQPKKTQWSIAKESPLQGNIHATLASLKWLNAAGNNLRADGELRIQAGIHGTLQQPDIHGTVAGTNLSLALLEQGIRLQQGTLAARFQQTDLHIDRLHFASPHAAPPDNRLFRDLALEGTAGSLTVSGKIGLTGASGQLDFSLDRLPLAHKTDYWIVTSGQGAIHLQNNRLSVTGGLRTDAGLIMQPPENRPALPDDIVLVNVPSAQQPQKLALDLDMNLNLGEKFYIRASGLEGRLTGQLQARSSGNQPLKLTGAIAAQDAAFKAYGQDLTVRRGIVSFQGSLDDPNLNVLAVREGLAVEAGVEIAGSVRHPRVKLVSTPEVPDTEKLSWIVLGRKPDTSGLDTSVLLSAAGSILGGQSGSGLTDRITQALGVDEITFKQAGVGSSLSGQIGVIGKRISSRAYLSYERGLTATTIGITKLTYNLTPKVTVVTQAGEDSAVDLFYTIQFD; from the coding sequence ATGATCGATCAACACACTAAAAACCCGCTTCCCCCTAAAACCGCGCGGCGCTATCGCAAGCTGGCGATCGGCTTATTGCTTTTGCTGGCACTGCCGTCCGTTGCCGGTTATTGGTTGCTGTACAGCGCATCCGGATTGCAATCGGCCGCCGCCGCTGCTAATCGTTGGAGCGGCGGCGCGATCCGGTTGACCGGCGTGCACGGCACGCTGCAAGACCTGCACGTTGAAACTATTCATTTCAGCAACGCTGAGCTGGCGCTGACACTGCAGAGTCTCCACATGCGCTGGAATCCGGTGCAATTGTTTCACCGGCAGATCAACATCCAGCGGCTGGCGCTGGCGGCGATCCGCATCGATCAGCACGCGGTTGATACCGCGCCTGCCACCCCGCAACCGCCGGATAGCTTACTGCTGCCGTTCGGATTATCGATTGCAATCATGACTGCCGATGCCATTCATCTCAATGCGGCATCCCAGAAAAATGCCACGCCGGTAATCACCGGTCTGACACTGGCACTGGAAAGCGACGGCCAGTATCACCGGCTCAAACAACTGAACTTCACCACACCGTGGGCAACCGTCGAATCGCAAGCGGAACTTGACGGCAACGCGCCGTTTGCACTGAATGCGCGTATCGGCGCCATCGCCGCCGGTTCATGGGGCGGCATCGACACCACCGTCACCGGCAATTTGGAGCAGCTCACGATTCAATCCGCCAGCCGCCCGCCCGCAGCCAATATGACACTGCAAGCGCAGTTACAACCGTTTGCCGCGAATCCGGTTACGCAACTGCACGCCATCCTGCAACAGTGGAATCCGGGTGATTTTGCGGCAACCGCGCCGCAAGCGAAGCTGTCGGTGTCGGCACAGTTGACGCAAAATGAGGCCGGGCAATTGACAGGTAATATCGACATCGAAAATTATGCACCCGCACCGCTCGATCAAGGCGGCATCCCGCTGTCGGCCATCCATGCCCGCGCACTGATCTCCTCACAATTGCTGGCGCTGCCGGAGATTCGCGCGTTATCCGGAAAGGGTGGCGTTGTGCGCGGACAACTGACTTGGGACTGGAATAAGCACGTCCTCACAGCGGATTTGGCGGTCGAGCGGATCGATCCGCAGCAATTGGACAGCCGCCTGCAAAGCGCTGCCATCTCGGGCAAGATCGAACTCACCGGCGATGCGGACAAGCAATCCGCCCGTGCCGATCTGCGCGACCGGTCGCTGCGCTTGACCGCCGGAATTACTCATACCGCCGGTGAACTCATACTCGAACAGTTCAATTTACAACGCAACCGCTCGCGCTTGACCGGTCAAGGCAAGCTACAACTGACCGGAGAACAAATGTTTGACGTGTCGGGAGCGTTGATCAACTTCAACAACGCGGATTTTATTCAGACCGCCGATTCCAACCTGAACGCCACCCTACAGGCATCCGGTCAATTGCTTCCGGCAGCTAGTGGCACTTTAACCTATGCCATCCACAACAGCCGCCTGGGGAAATCGCCGGTCAACGGTTCGGGTGAGATCGCATTCACCGGTACCGGCCGCTTCAGTGGCAAGGCTGAGTTGCTGGCAGGCTCAAACCGTTTGCTCGCGCACGGCCGCATGGACGGCGAACAGCACGATGCCCAACTGACAGTGAATGCCCCAGCGTTGGCGCAACTGGGTTTGGGTATATCCGGCGACTTGCAGACGCAGCTTATTTTCCGCGGCACGATGCAAGCGCCCGATCTCGATTGGAAACTGACCAGCAAACAGCTGGAATTACCCGGCAAACAAAAACTCTCGGGCATTTCCGCCAGCGCACGATGGCATCAAAAAGACACCATTGCGCTGAACCTTGCCGTGGAGACTTACCGCGCGCACGAACAAGCAACGCTCAAGCAGTTATCCGCCATCCTCGACGGTAAAACCGCCGGTCACCATCTAGCGATCAACGCCACTATCAATAAAGATACCGCCGTTCAATTGGCGGCAAGCGGCAGCTTGAGTCCTGCAAAGCCGGGGCTGCCGCTGCGCTGGCAGGGTCAGTTGACCGAGCTTTCCGCCACCGGGGACATGCCGGTTCGCCTGCTGGCACCGGCGGCACTCGCGGCCAGCGCCACGTTGTTTTCGCTGAACGATGCAGCGCTGTCGATTTCCAGCGGATCGGTCCGTATCGAGCAATTGCACTGGACACCCAGCAGCTGGAAAACCCGCGGCGATTTCACCGGCATTGCACTGTTGTTGCCCGACACACCGGCGCACGCAAAAGACGCTCCGCTGCAATTGGGCGGCCACTGGCAGTTCGATGCCGCCGCGCAACTGACAGGCGAATTGCATATTCAACGCGAACGCGGCGACTGGCATTTGCCCGGCGATGTGCCGCAGCCGCTGGGATTGCAACAATTGCAACTGCAAGCAACCGCACGGCACGGAAGCTTGTCCGGACAATTCGCGCTGAACAGCGAAGCGCTGGGGAGCGTTCGAGCGGAGGTGACGCTGCCGCTGCAGCCAAAGAAAACACAGTGGTCCATTGCCAAGGAATCGCCGCTACAGGGTAATATCCACGCCACCCTCGCCAGCTTGAAATGGCTCAACGCAGCCGGTAATAATCTGCGCGCCGATGGCGAATTGCGGATCCAGGCCGGTATCCACGGCACCTTGCAGCAACCCGATATCCACGGCACGGTTGCCGGTACGAATTTAAGCCTGGCTTTACTGGAACAAGGAATCCGCTTGCAGCAAGGTACTCTGGCCGCACGTTTTCAGCAAACGGATTTGCACATCGACCGGTTGCATTTTGCCAGTCCCCATGCAGCGCCGCCGGACAACCGCCTGTTCCGCGACCTGGCGCTGGAAGGTACGGCTGGTTCGTTGACTGTCAGCGGCAAAATCGGATTAACCGGCGCTTCTGGCCAGCTCGATTTCTCCCTCGACCGGTTGCCGCTTGCGCATAAAACCGATTACTGGATTGTCACTTCCGGTCAAGGCGCTATCCACTTGCAAAACAACCGTCTCAGCGTCACCGGCGGCTTACGAACCGATGCGGGATTAATCATGCAACCGCCGGAAAACCGCCCGGCGTTACCGGACGATATCGTGCTGGTGAATGTCCCGTCAGCGCAACAGCCGCAAAAACTAGCGCTGGATTTAGACATGAATCTTAATTTGGGCGAGAAGTTTTATATCCGTGCTTCCGGCCTGGAAGGCCGTCTGACCGGACAACTGCAAGCCCGCAGCAGCGGCAATCAGCCGCTCAAGCTCACCGGCGCCATCGCCGCCCAGGACGCCGCATTCAAGGCATACGGCCAGGACTTGACGGTCAGGCGCGGCATCGTCAGTTTCCAAGGTTCGCTCGACGATCCGAACCTGAATGTGCTAGCGGTGCGGGAGGGTCTGGCAGTCGAAGCCGGTGTCGAAATCGCCGGATCAGTACGTCACCCGCGCGTGAAACTGGTGTCGACGCCGGAAGTTCCCGATACCGAAAAGCTGTCCTGGATCGTATTGGGTAGAAAACCCGACACCAGCGGACTCGATACGTCGGTATTACTGTCGGCGGCCGGCTCGATACTCGGCGGCCAATCCGGCAGCGGTCTCACCGACCGGATTACCCAAGCACTCGGTGTCGACGAGATCACGTTCAAGCAAGCCGGGGTTGGCAGCTCTTTGAGCGGACAAATTGGCGTGATCGGCAAACGCATCTCATCGCGCGCATACTTGAGTTATGAACGCGGCCTAACCGCCACGACGATAGGTATCACCAAATTGACTTACAATCTGACGCCCAAAGTCACCGTTGTCACCCAAGCGGGTGAAGACAGCGCGGTGGATCTTTTCTATACGATTCAGTTTGATTGA
- a CDS encoding autotransporter assembly complex family protein has protein sequence MTSGDRFGLRQSSNLQITRQFAESFACVMEPFGCYQPQYIHPFAKQRQVFSSPESHRSNSQLLTTFLKYRFHWIALLMLASVFPLPAMAQETSGSSGNPAIVTLSASAAVKEMLQKYIQLPTEPFASDYDELFFLHRMQKEIRDILATEGYFDPVVSIAQPATQTLTKTAEITVDPGELTRVGSVTIEFSGDIANGDENHRKRIERLRAAWPLTTGQPFRSAIWEQAKSALIDDLTQQAFAAAAITASQASVDPGEARADLVITVDSGPVFYFGDIQITGLQRYDATLVTRLAPFKAGDEYQRDLLHQYQILLQKAPQFSTVSVSISPDIALHQAAPVQVVLTEAQSQRFAFGAGYSSNNGARGEVNYRHHNFLDQAWNLTSLLRLEQKRQTFLAGIDTLPDQNNVNHSLGASLQMTDIEGLKTVEQKIGVSRNYQTPSLFMQLGLNWQREHKKPDGAINQINEALVLDWRWRRQVADDPVNIRRGDITEMRIGGGSQQLLSDQDFIRTYARHQSWWPVGSRDTFFLRAEAGYTLASSRFGIPQEYLFRAGGIQSLRGYDFKGIGVHEGNAVVGGRVMATGTAEYTHWLTQQWGAAAFADIGSAADRWQDMQMFLAYGAGLRWRSPVGPLALDLARGHETGSLRVHFSMAVAF, from the coding sequence TTGACTTCCGGTGACCGGTTCGGATTGCGGCAATCGAGCAATTTACAGATTACCAGGCAATTCGCTGAGTCATTCGCTTGCGTGATGGAACCCTTCGGCTGCTATCAACCTCAATACATACATCCATTTGCAAAACAGCGGCAGGTTTTCTCATCACCGGAAAGTCATCGCTCTAATTCTCAATTGCTGACTACTTTTCTGAAATACCGGTTTCATTGGATTGCGCTGCTAATGCTGGCCAGCGTTTTTCCCCTTCCTGCGATGGCCCAGGAAACATCGGGATCATCCGGCAATCCGGCGATCGTCACGTTGTCGGCGTCGGCTGCGGTCAAGGAAATGCTGCAAAAATACATTCAACTCCCCACGGAACCGTTTGCCAGCGACTATGATGAATTATTTTTTCTGCACCGCATGCAAAAGGAAATTCGCGACATCCTGGCGACCGAAGGTTACTTCGATCCTGTAGTGTCCATCGCGCAGCCCGCAACACAAACCTTAACCAAGACCGCTGAAATCACCGTCGATCCCGGAGAATTGACGCGCGTCGGTTCGGTCACGATTGAATTTTCCGGTGACATTGCCAATGGCGATGAAAACCACCGCAAGCGCATCGAACGGCTGCGCGCCGCTTGGCCGCTTACTACCGGACAGCCGTTCCGCTCCGCCATCTGGGAGCAAGCAAAATCGGCGTTGATCGATGACCTGACGCAACAGGCATTCGCCGCGGCGGCGATCACCGCCAGCCAGGCCAGCGTCGACCCCGGCGAGGCGCGCGCGGATCTGGTGATTACCGTCGATTCCGGGCCGGTGTTCTACTTCGGCGATATCCAGATCACCGGCTTGCAACGCTACGATGCAACACTGGTCACCCGGCTCGCGCCGTTCAAAGCGGGTGATGAGTATCAGCGCGATTTGCTGCATCAATATCAAATCCTGCTGCAGAAAGCGCCACAATTCAGTACTGTATCGGTCAGCATCTCGCCGGACATCGCGTTGCATCAAGCAGCGCCGGTTCAAGTCGTGCTGACGGAAGCGCAATCGCAGCGTTTCGCCTTCGGCGCCGGTTACAGCTCGAACAATGGCGCGCGCGGCGAAGTCAATTACCGTCATCATAATTTTCTCGATCAAGCCTGGAATCTCACCAGTTTGCTGCGCCTCGAGCAAAAGCGGCAAACGTTTCTAGCGGGAATCGACACTTTGCCCGATCAAAACAACGTCAATCATTCGCTCGGCGCCAGCCTGCAAATGACCGACATCGAGGGCCTGAAAACCGTCGAACAGAAAATCGGTGTTTCGCGCAATTACCAGACACCGTCGCTATTCATGCAACTCGGTCTGAATTGGCAGCGCGAGCATAAAAAACCCGACGGCGCAATCAATCAAATCAACGAAGCGTTGGTGCTGGATTGGCGCTGGCGGCGGCAAGTGGCCGACGATCCGGTCAATATCCGGCGCGGCGATATCACCGAGATGCGCATCGGCGGCGGCAGTCAGCAATTACTATCGGATCAGGATTTTATCCGCACCTATGCCCGGCATCAAAGCTGGTGGCCGGTGGGATCGCGCGATACATTTTTCCTGCGTGCTGAGGCCGGTTATACATTGGCCTCGTCACGCTTCGGCATTCCGCAAGAATATCTGTTCCGCGCCGGTGGTATTCAATCACTGCGCGGTTATGATTTCAAAGGCATCGGTGTCCACGAAGGCAATGCCGTCGTCGGTGGCCGGGTGATGGCGACCGGTACCGCCGAGTATACCCATTGGTTGACCCAGCAATGGGGCGCAGCGGCATTTGCCGACATCGGCAGCGCGGCCGACCGCTGGCAAGACATGCAAATGTTTCTCGCCTACGGCGCCGGTCTCCGCTGGCGCAGCCCGGTTGGGCCGCTCGCGCTCGATCTGGCGCGCGGGCACGAAACCGGTTCACTGCGCGTGCATTTCTCAATGGCTGTCGCTTTTTGA
- the mfd gene encoding transcription-repair coupling factor, with protein sequence MQQKPILPAPGAVLRYADFDGSSDALFLAQLAQPAKPVTIITANALDAQRLLEEIPFFSPGLRTHLLPDWETLPYDTFSPHHDLVSERLATLYQVMTGACDILIAPLTTALYRMLPREYLAAHTFFLKQGETLDVAALRSQLTLAGYSHVTQVFSPGEYSVRGGLIDLFPMGSPLPYRIDLMDNDIDTIRTFDVDTQRSIYPVKEIRLLPAREFPLDETGRTFFRGKFREQFEGDPSKKQIYKDISKGGTPAGIEYYLPLFFEQTATLFDYLPDNTLLCLHHDVRPVIDEFWRDTQSRYQLLRGDTDRPLLPPTELFLSGDSFFAQIKPYARVELLVKPEDVKVTGEKTSAPLPAVQVNRHVENPLEKLAVFTAQFKMGGGRVLLLAESLGRRELIAEYLQQYDLHPVVCQDFTAFLGSKEPFMLGVAPLYTGFIEQAAKIAFITESELYATHVHGRRERESRKSSTSTDNILRDLSEIKPGDPVVHEQHGIGRYLGLVSMDVGEGEPGEMSEFLALEYDGGDKLYVPVSQLYLIGRYSGGAPESAPLHKLGSSQWDKAKRKAMQQVRDTAAELLNLYAQRAAREGHKFSLQQHDYDAFAEGFGFEETPDQAAAIKAVIEDLTSGKPMDRLICGDVGFGKTEVALRAAFIAVADGKQVAVLVPTTLLAEQHFQNFSDRFGLIADQWPVRIAELSRFRSAKEQTQALAGLGKGEIDIIIGTHKLIQKDVHFKNLGLVIIDEEHRFGVRQKEQLKKMRAEVDVLTLTATPIPRTLAMSLEGLRDFSIIATAPQRRLAIRTFVSSFSMGIIREACLRELKRGGQIYFLHNEVSSIQLMYEKLSGLLPEARINVAHGQMPERELEHVMRDFYQQRFNILLCTTIIETGIDIPSANTIIINNAHKFGLAQLHQLRGRVGRSHHQAYAYLLTPPEEALGGQAKKRLEAIQAMEELGSGFYLAMHDLEIRGAGAVLSESQSGEMQEIGFSLYSSMLDTAIQSLKQGKEPDMQHPLGVATEINLHVPALLPEDYCHDIHERLVLYKRMANCTDNDQLDDMQRELIDRFGLLPNPARALLDCHRVRIIAKPLGITRIDASADSIQVQFIPNPPIDSLKIIQLIQSSREYSLSGQDRLKILVKIEDVNKRVMRIKELIQKLG encoded by the coding sequence ATGCAACAAAAACCGATTTTACCCGCGCCGGGAGCTGTTCTCCGCTATGCCGATTTTGACGGTTCCAGTGACGCTTTGTTTCTGGCGCAACTCGCGCAACCAGCAAAACCCGTGACGATCATCACCGCCAATGCACTCGATGCGCAGCGGCTGCTGGAAGAAATTCCTTTCTTCTCGCCCGGCTTACGGACGCATTTGCTGCCGGACTGGGAAACGCTGCCGTACGACACCTTCTCGCCGCATCATGATCTGGTGTCCGAACGGCTGGCAACGTTGTATCAAGTAATGACCGGCGCTTGCGACATATTGATCGCGCCGCTCACCACCGCGTTGTATCGCATGCTGCCGCGAGAATACCTGGCCGCGCATACGTTTTTCCTCAAGCAAGGCGAAACCCTGGACGTCGCCGCGTTGCGCAGCCAATTGACCTTGGCCGGTTATTCGCACGTCACGCAGGTATTCTCTCCGGGCGAGTACAGCGTGCGCGGCGGTTTGATCGACTTGTTCCCGATGGGTAGCCCGCTGCCGTACCGCATCGACCTGATGGACAACGACATCGACACCATCCGCACCTTCGATGTCGATACGCAGCGCAGTATTTATCCGGTCAAGGAAATCCGGCTGCTGCCGGCGCGCGAATTTCCGCTCGACGAAACCGGACGCACGTTTTTCCGCGGCAAGTTCCGCGAACAATTCGAAGGCGATCCGTCGAAAAAACAGATTTACAAAGACATCAGCAAAGGCGGCACGCCCGCCGGTATCGAATACTATTTGCCGCTGTTTTTCGAGCAAACCGCCACATTATTTGATTATTTGCCGGATAACACGCTGCTCTGCTTGCACCACGATGTCCGCCCGGTGATCGACGAATTCTGGCGCGACACCCAATCGCGTTATCAACTACTGCGCGGCGACACCGACCGGCCGCTATTGCCACCCACCGAACTGTTCCTGTCCGGCGACAGCTTTTTTGCTCAGATCAAACCGTACGCGCGTGTCGAACTGCTGGTCAAGCCCGAAGATGTCAAAGTCACCGGCGAAAAAACCAGCGCACCGCTGCCAGCGGTGCAAGTCAACCGGCATGTGGAAAACCCGCTGGAAAAACTGGCCGTGTTCACCGCGCAATTCAAGATGGGCGGCGGGCGCGTGCTGCTGTTGGCGGAAAGTTTAGGGCGGCGCGAACTGATCGCCGAGTATTTGCAGCAATACGATTTGCATCCGGTCGTTTGCCAGGATTTCACCGCATTTCTGGGCAGCAAGGAGCCTTTCATGCTCGGCGTCGCGCCGCTGTACACCGGCTTTATCGAGCAAGCTGCAAAAATCGCTTTTATCACCGAAAGCGAATTGTACGCCACGCACGTGCACGGCCGCCGCGAGCGCGAATCGCGCAAATCGTCGACATCGACCGACAACATCCTGCGCGACCTGTCCGAAATCAAACCGGGCGATCCGGTGGTGCACGAGCAGCACGGCATCGGCCGTTATCTTGGGCTGGTCAGCATGGACGTCGGCGAAGGCGAACCCGGCGAAATGAGTGAATTCCTGGCATTGGAATACGACGGTGGCGACAAACTGTACGTGCCGGTGTCGCAACTGTACCTGATCGGACGCTACAGCGGCGGCGCGCCGGAATCGGCGCCATTGCACAAGCTCGGCAGCAGCCAGTGGGACAAAGCCAAGCGCAAGGCGATGCAGCAAGTGCGCGACACCGCGGCGGAATTACTGAATCTGTACGCACAGCGCGCTGCGCGAGAAGGCCATAAATTCTCGCTGCAGCAGCACGATTACGATGCCTTTGCCGAAGGTTTCGGTTTCGAGGAAACGCCCGATCAAGCGGCGGCGATCAAAGCCGTAATCGAGGATTTGACTTCCGGCAAGCCGATGGACCGCCTGATTTGCGGCGACGTCGGTTTCGGCAAAACCGAAGTGGCGTTGCGCGCTGCTTTTATTGCAGTCGCCGACGGCAAGCAAGTCGCCGTGCTGGTTCCGACCACGCTGCTCGCTGAGCAACACTTCCAGAATTTCTCCGATCGTTTCGGTCTGATCGCCGATCAATGGCCGGTCAGAATCGCCGAGCTGTCGCGTTTCCGTTCCGCGAAGGAGCAAACGCAAGCGCTGGCCGGTCTCGGGAAAGGCGAAATCGACATCATCATCGGCACGCACAAACTGATTCAGAAAGACGTGCACTTCAAGAATCTAGGGCTGGTGATTATCGACGAGGAACACCGTTTCGGCGTGCGGCAAAAGGAACAGCTGAAAAAAATGCGCGCCGAAGTGGATGTGCTAACGCTGACCGCCACGCCGATCCCGCGCACGTTAGCGATGTCGCTGGAAGGGCTGCGCGATTTCTCCATCATCGCCACCGCGCCGCAACGCCGCTTGGCCATCCGCACTTTTGTCAGCAGTTTCTCGATGGGCATCATCCGCGAAGCCTGCCTGCGCGAACTGAAACGCGGCGGGCAGATTTATTTCCTGCACAACGAAGTCAGCAGCATCCAATTGATGTACGAGAAACTGTCCGGCCTGCTGCCGGAAGCGCGCATCAACGTCGCCCACGGACAAATGCCGGAACGCGAACTGGAACACGTGATGCGCGACTTTTACCAGCAGCGCTTCAACATTCTGCTGTGCACCACGATTATCGAAACCGGCATCGACATCCCCAGCGCCAACACCATCATCATCAACAACGCACACAAATTCGGCCTGGCGCAACTGCATCAATTGCGCGGCCGGGTCGGGCGCTCGCATCATCAGGCTTACGCGTATTTGCTCACGCCGCCGGAAGAAGCGCTCGGTGGACAAGCCAAGAAACGCCTGGAAGCGATCCAGGCGATGGAAGAACTCGGTTCCGGCTTTTATCTGGCGATGCACGACCTGGAAATCCGCGGCGCTGGGGCGGTGCTCTCCGAATCGCAAAGCGGGGAAATGCAGGAAATCGGTTTTAGCCTGTACAGCTCAATGCTGGATACCGCGATCCAGTCGCTCAAGCAAGGCAAGGAACCCGACATGCAGCACCCGCTGGGCGTCGCCACCGAAATCAACCTGCACGTGCCCGCGCTATTGCCGGAAGATTACTGCCACGACATCCACGAACGCCTGGTGCTGTACAAACGCATGGCCAATTGTACCGACAACGACCAGCTCGACGACATGCAACGCGAACTGATCGACCGCTTCGGCCTGCTGCCCAACCCGGCGCGCGCCTTGCTCGACTGCCACCGCGTGCGCATCATCGCCAAACCGCTCGGCATCACCCGCATCGACGCCAGCGCCGACAGCATCCAAGTGCAATTCATCCCCAACCCGCCGATCGACTCGCTCAAAATCATTCAACTGATCCAAAGCAGCCGCGAATACTCACTCTCCGGCCAGGATCGGTTGAAAATTCTGGTGAAGATCGAGGATGTGAATAAGCGGGTAATGCGGATTAAGGAGTTGATACAGAAGTTGGGGTGA
- a CDS encoding TRAP transporter TatT component family protein has protein sequence MDMNLSQLEQKMMLSSYKMIAVVCMTMAAFAQNFAAAAVLTEQNQQKIEWAVWRYAVDTPLLVQTIDWFRDLTRNTRESAAIAELSRLKFMRAQLELDKDHRMQLFERCIITADRALTINPNDVRGLFWKAAAMGKMAEDSGMLNALRMLRPMEELLLKVVELDEKYENAGAHRALGRMYHKLPGFPISFGSNQKALAHLKRAHELFPEDVITRAFYAELLYDTGRKDEARRHADFVLATPIAEEDALEFAEYVDIALGVVKKTGGSNIRLGNY, from the coding sequence ATGGATATGAATCTATCGCAATTGGAACAAAAGATGATGCTCTCTTCATACAAGATGATTGCGGTTGTTTGTATGACGATGGCTGCTTTTGCACAAAACTTTGCGGCTGCTGCGGTATTAACCGAGCAGAATCAGCAAAAAATTGAATGGGCGGTGTGGCGATACGCCGTTGATACGCCCTTGCTGGTGCAAACCATCGACTGGTTCCGCGATTTGACGAGGAATACCCGCGAATCGGCTGCGATCGCCGAGCTTTCACGCCTGAAATTCATGCGTGCGCAACTGGAACTCGATAAAGATCACCGGATGCAATTGTTTGAGCGCTGCATCATAACGGCAGACCGGGCATTGACGATCAATCCCAATGATGTCCGCGGTCTTTTCTGGAAAGCCGCCGCCATGGGGAAAATGGCGGAAGACAGCGGTATGCTGAACGCGCTGAGAATGCTGCGGCCGATGGAAGAATTGCTGCTGAAAGTGGTCGAGTTGGATGAAAAATACGAAAATGCCGGCGCGCACCGGGCGCTGGGCCGTATGTACCACAAACTGCCGGGCTTCCCAATCAGTTTTGGCAGTAACCAGAAAGCATTGGCACACCTCAAACGCGCTCACGAGCTTTTCCCCGAAGACGTCATTACCCGTGCCTTTTACGCCGAATTGCTGTACGACACCGGCAGAAAAGATGAAGCACGCAGGCATGCGGATTTCGTGCTAGCGACACCGATTGCCGAAGAAGATGCGCTGGAATTCGCGGAATATGTCGATATCGCGCTCGGAGTCGTCAAGAAAACCGGCGGATCCAATATCCGCTTGGGGAATTACTAG
- a CDS encoding histidine phosphatase family protein gives MAETVIDLIRHGEPAGGRRYRGHGVDDPLTEKGWSQMWNAVGDYCQWSHIVTSPLLRCEAFATALGERHGIPVTIESRFKEVGFGVWEGLSHDEIKIGRVDDYQAFLRDPVNCRPPGAEPLDDFIERVSAAYDEIIKQHPYGRILIVVHAGVMRAIIAKTLHAAPSGLYRVKISNGGVTRIRHAAEGGVVEFLNGKLT, from the coding sequence ATGGCAGAAACGGTCATTGATTTAATCCGCCACGGTGAGCCGGCGGGCGGGCGCCGCTATCGCGGTCATGGTGTCGACGATCCCCTAACCGAGAAAGGGTGGTCGCAAATGTGGAATGCGGTTGGCGATTACTGCCAATGGAGCCATATCGTGACTTCACCGCTATTGCGATGCGAAGCATTCGCAACGGCACTGGGCGAACGCCACGGTATTCCGGTCACGATCGAATCGCGCTTTAAGGAAGTCGGTTTCGGCGTATGGGAAGGCCTCAGCCACGACGAAATCAAGATCGGCCGCGTGGACGACTATCAAGCGTTTCTGCGGGATCCGGTCAACTGCCGTCCACCGGGTGCCGAGCCGCTCGATGATTTTATCGAACGCGTCAGCGCCGCTTACGATGAAATCATCAAACAACACCCTTACGGCCGTATCTTGATTGTCGTGCATGCCGGCGTGATGCGCGCGATCATCGCCAAGACCCTCCACGCCGCGCCGAGCGGACTTTACCGCGTCAAAATCAGCAACGGCGGCGTAACCCGCATTCGCCATGCTGCTGAAGGTGGTGTGGTGGAGTTTCTGAACGGCAAATTGACTTAA